The DNA region TCGGCAACCGTCCGGTCGCCGACGTGGCCGCGGTTGAACGTGTCGAGTATGAACCCCATGGGGTCGCCGTGCCGGAGGATCTCGAGGGCCCGCGCCCGGTATCCGGCCTCCGGAGGGGGTGCGGCCTTCTCGTAGAGCCTCCGGAGGTCCGGCCAGCGCTGCGCCCCGCCGCCGCAGCTCTGGTGGTGGCAGCCGGCAAAGACGGCGCCGCTTGAAAACTGGATTGCAAACGCGCCGTCCCTGTGCGCGCTTGAGAACGGGCACTCCTCAAGGACAAACAGCCTCCCGCCCTGCCAGGGCTTCTCGGCGCGGACGGCGATCCCGTGGCCGGAGAGCCAGGCGCCGAGGTCGAACCCGGCGGTCTTCTGCCGCCGGGGCATAGCCTCCTCCCGCGGTATGACCCCGGCGACCGCTCCGAGCCGGAGAGGAGGGACGACCGCCATCTCCTCCGGCGCCGAGATCAGCCTGGAGCGCCGGTGGGGCCGCTCGGGCGTCGAGTCGCCCTTCCGCGAGACCGTGCCGTAGAGTTTCCATATACGGGCGGCGTTGTGGTTCGCCGTATCGACGCTCACGGCGTCGTTTGAGAAGAGGGCGTCAAGCGTCGATAGAACCGCCTTCACCAGCGTGGCCGAGGGCTCGTCGTTTGGGAGGTCTATCCTGTAGAGAAGGTGCGCCCCGTTCCCCGAGTCCGCCCGCAGCGGCTCAGGGAACCCCTGCTCCGAGAGGTACGCCGCGACCCTCTCCGCGGCATCGAGCGCGGAGAGGTGCTCCCCGTCCGTCGAGGAGACCCCCGCCGGTCTCTTTGGGTCTATGTCGATCGGGAGCCAGCGCCGCCGGAGGATGTCGGCATCCGAGGTGGTCGCGTCTTTCCGGGAGAGCCGCATCTTGATCCTGTTTGCCCGCCGGGCAAGCAGCGCCGGATTGACGGTGTTCAAGGTGACGTAGATCCCGTAGACCGAGGGGTCGGCGTCCAGCGCCTCGACCGACCGGACAAGCGCCGTATGGTCATCGAAGTAGCCGGAGTGGATCGCGCCGTCGGCGATCGCCCGGACCTCGACAACCGCGCCCACTTCAGCAAGGATGGATATGGCACGGTCGATCATACCCCGTCCCCGCCGATCGGAAAGAGCGGCGCGCCGGCCGCCTCCCCGCGGGCAACCCTCCGGAGGGATACAAGCGGTATCAGCCACGACCCTTCCGCTGTCCGGACAACCGCCGCCCTGCCGGCGGGGTGGACCTCGATATGCCCCTCGATAGAGACGGTGGATGTTATCGTCCCGCCGTTACGGCGGAGCCGCTCGCGGACGAGCGGCGCCGGGCTGCCGTAGAAGATCAGCGCCCGGAGGTCCTCCGGCAGGACGCGGTAGCGTTCGGCCTCGATCTCGAGGCTGAGCCCGCCGGCCGCGGTCACGCTGACCGATCCCGCAAGAGGCATCAGGGCTCCCCCCGCCTGGTCTCGATGACGTACTGGTGGTTCCTCGTCCGGCGGACATGGATCTCGCGGACGGCGTAGCCGTAGCGCCGGATCTCCTCGGCCACCGCCCGCGGCACAAGGAAGAGCGGCACCCCGTCATCAGGTCTCATCGCACCCACCCCGCCGAAGCGAAGAATCTTATATCGCTGCAGTCGTAACTATCACTGGTGGCCCGGTGCATCAAGGTCTGTGGAACGCCTGGTTGTGCCTGGCTGCCATCGCAGTTGCCTCCTCTTACCGGAAAGCCGGCGCCGCGGCGGGCGATGCACCCCGCGGCAGAGGCCCCCGTCCCGGATTTTCCTTTTTTTCTCATGGACTCCTTTCCTTCGCGGCGCATCCGGGTCTCCCCGGGTGCCGCCGCTTGATCCAGGCGTAAGACGTGCTTTATAAAGAGCCTTCGGTAGATTGGGTGATGATGAACGGAAGTTGTATTTATATGTTGTGCACCGGGAAAACGGTGATCCGCCCGGAACAGTGGCGGATCAGGGATCCGGGGCTGAATGCAGCGTTCTGTCTCAACGCGGTTTCTGGGGTCTCTCGCAGCATTCTATAACGTCCCGGGGCGGGTAGCGGAGGAGGACGTCCCTTGCCCGCCCGCGGCCGGGGCTGAGCGGGAGGTCGATCAGCCGCTCCTCCTCCAGGTGTTTCAGCCTTGCCCGGTAGACGGTCGGGCAGGCGGCGATGTAGCCGCGCAACTCCTCGTAGACCGAGCCCGATGTCATATCCGCGTCCTCAAGCGCCATCTCTGCGATCCGGAGGAGGAGGCCGCGTTCGGCCTCCGGGAGGGCTTCGACCCTCTTCTGGAGCGCCGGTGCGATGATCGAGCGGGAGACCTCCATAACGTCCTTCCGGGTGACCCTCCTGCGGCCCGTCCTCTCAACGGTCTCGACCGCCCGCCGGATGAGGTCGATCCCGACCCTTATGTCCTGCTCATCGGCTGTTATCCCGGCGGCGAGGTCGAGGCTTGAGGGCGGCATGACGCCGGGGAAGAGCCCCTGGCGGACGCGGTCGCCGAGGATCTCCAGGATCTCCGGCTTCGTGTAGGCCGGGAAGTTGACCTCGATCGGGTGGAAGACCGAGCGGACGCGTTCGTCTACGGCGGCGTTGATATCCAGGCAGCGGTCGCTTGTGACCACAAAGACGCCGGGCCTCCTGACGTCCCGGGTCTCGTAGAGCCGGAGGATCCGGTAGAGGAGGTCGTTTAACTGGCGGGCGTCGTGGAGGTAGTTGGCATCGTCCAGGCAGACGAGCAGCGCGGCGTCCCGCTCCTCGAGGCGTCCTGCCATCTGGCGCACGATCTCGTCGACGTGTTTCCCGGCGGAGGGCGGGGCGTGGCCGACGACCGCCTCGAATATCCGGGCAAAGACGGAGAACTGCGTCCGGTGCTGCTGGCAGTTGATGAAGACGGGTATGATCCGGTTTGTGGCATCCTCGATCTCGGCAAAGAGACGGCGGACGGTGGTGGTCTTCCCAGTGCCGGGGGGGCCGCGGAGGATGGCGTTCCCCGCGGCCGCGCCCTCCAGCGCCGGCCTGACGAGCCAGGCAAGTTCTGTGGTCTGGGCGTCGCGGTGGTGGAGCCTCTCGGGGGTGTATCCAAACTCGAAGATCTCCCGGTCCCGAAAGAGTGTCTGGTCGTAGTGGAGGAGTGCGTGATCTCTCATGGATAATCTTTATTGCTGGATTCTGTTATTAATGGCAAACCGTGCGGTGTGAAAGTGAAAGGTGGTGGTGCGGGTTTGTAGCGCTCTACCGGCGCGGTTCTTTGCGGGGATGGGTTTGCAGGACGCGGATCTGGATGCTGGGCATGCGGTCATCGATTGCGTTATACCGCTCCTGCAACTCCTCGTTCGTGTCCATGAGGATCGAGCCAACCGGACGAAGAAGGGATTCGCGACCGGGAAACGCACCGACGACTTTAGTTCTCCGTTTGATCTCAGCATTCACCCGTTCAACCATATTCGTGGTCCTGACTCGCCTCCAGTGGTGAACAGGGGAATCCCGATAGTTCCCGAGATCGAACATGAACCGTTCGATACTTGAGGGCTACCTGACGCCAGACGTGGGTATTACTGAGATTTTTGCTCTATTATTTCCCATCTGAGACATCTCAAACTTATTCGATGCAACGATCTCGGGTATAGAGAGAGAGAACTTGAACGGAAAGACCTCGGGGATGGAAAATGCCTGATCGAGCGGGATGCATTGTTTTTGTGAGGCAAGCAGAGCCGCTTCGAGCAGCCAGATCTCTATCTGCTTGTTCTCAGTGGTCAGGTGCAAAGGAAGGTTATATTTTCCAGTCTCCTTATCCTTTACAATCACACCCCACTCGAATATCGAAGATACGATCCGTTCGGTAGCCCTTTTAAGAGTTGTACGCTCGCCCCAGTCCTCCTTTATCCTCTTAACGATCTCCGCTTTTGTAAAACAGTCATAATAGAGAAGAGAACGGTTGATTGCGGTTGCGGTATCCCTGAAAAAAGGGTATGCGAGAAGGGCCATCCCCCAGTGGAGCCAGATCCTGTCCTGCGTATTCGATACCTGGAAGAGATCCAATGCTCTGTCCCTGATCTCCACATGCTCTTCTGGAACACGTGACCATATTTTTGTCAGCACCACAACAGTCTTACTCCGTGCGGCGTATGTCGGGATCTCGGGTTCGAGAAAACCATGCAGGAACTGCCTAATCTCGGTGATCTCGCCGATCTCTCTCTCTGCACTGGCAGCGGCATCAAGCCACTCGAGACGGACCCTCCTATCAAACCCGATCATCCTCGACATTATTGCACCCTCATAACTCTGATGAATGGGACAATCACTTCTTCGATCGATACCCCACCATGTGAGACAACTTCTTTACCGGGATCAGAGAACGCCTTCAGAGCGTCGGCGATCAGCACGGAGTGGCCGGTCCCGAGATAATCCCCTTCCCATGCAAACGAGTCTTCTGGGTACTTTGAATGTGCCTGCTCCATGAACACGGCACGGTCATAGAGCCTTGCCCGTGCACTGGTCTCTTCGACAAGCAACCCCTGGCTGAGGCGGCCTACACCTTCTGCGCTCACGTTGCCGTGGTCGGCGGTGATGTAGACAGCGTAACCTCGTTCGAGCAAACCTGCAAGCAGGTCCGGAAAGACGCTCTTCTCTAACCAGAGTCTGATGTCGCTGTGCAGTTCAGGCGTCCCCATGGTTGTTCTGTGCATGAGGTTGTCGATGGTGTTTACAACAAGCCCGAGTATCGATGGCATGGCATCATGCAGTAGTTCATCGACCTCCGACTCATTGATGAGGTGATGCCCCTTCGAGAAACCGACGGAGAGTCTTTCAAACCCACTACTACCTGACCAGAACCTCCGCCAGAGACGCTCCTCATCCGTCTCTCCGCCAAGGGTGTGCTCGATGAACGCCGGGGTCTCGCCGGCAAAGAGAGACCGCCTGGATATGGATGTGATGGTCGGCACCCATGCATACACAGAGTCTTCGCGGTAAGAGAACTCGTTGCCCAGCGCCTCTTTGATGATCAACCACTGATCGATGGCCATACCGTCCATAACTATCAGCGCTATCCTTCCACCATTCCTGGCAAGTTCGTGGGCGATGAAATGAGGGATATGGTGGACCATCACGGGTGCGGGGAGGTACGGCTGGTTTGGAAGCGATTTGAAATGAGCAAGAAGCCAGTCCCTGAACGCAGACTCGATAGAGAGGTGCAGCCGGTCGAACTCTTCTGACTCCCCCCGGTGAAGCGAGGTATGGAGTTTTCCGCGGATCATTATAGCCCCGGCCCATAACCTGGCGATCTGCTTCCAGTCTGCGTATCGTGCGTTCTCCCCCGGGATGCTCTCTGATATCTTCGAGAGCAGGTTCCGGAGATGACGGCGCGCATCGGCCAGAGGGTCGCGTATAATGCCACAGGTTGCCCACTCCGGGAGTGTGGCCGTGTCGTCAACCTCGATGGGCTTTAATGAGCCTTCAAGGAAGAAGGTTTCAACGTATAGCCTGATCTCCTGGTGATCGAAATGTATCTCAGAGGTATCACTGGCGTTGATATATCGAACCCACTGGCTCTGCAGGTAATTCATGAAACGGTCGCGGTTGAAGAGGGGACGGATCTCCTCCTTTCCGATACCGAGCCTCGTCCAGATTTCGAGACAGTGGTTCACAAGTTCTTCAGGAACCACTTTTCTCTCGTAATGAATCCTGCACAGGAGGGAGACAAGGTCGGTTGGATCCCTGATCTCGTCCGGAGCGATCCGAAAGACCGTTTTGAGGATGTACTCCCGGGTCTTTGCGTCGCCCATCCTTTCGCCACGATAGTTTTTTGCGGATTCATAAAGCGCGTCGTAGTAAACCGGTTCAAGCAAGCGGACGACGGGGTAACTGAAGAGCGGGAATATGTCGTTGATTCTTACGGTCACACAGGAACCGTCCCTGAGCAGGTCGAAGGGAACCGATCCCCTCCGGTCGTGAGGGAACCTGACAATCAGTTTCACTGGATCGTCTCTCCAGCGTTCCAGGCGTTCGCGGTATTCTGACTCATACACTATCCGAAACGAGAAAGGATCGTTATACGAGACGATATCATACCCCCGGTTCAGGATTGCCTGCTGGATCCCCTCCTCCAGGACAAGTGCGTCGGGGTCCAGAGCAATAATCAGAGGTCTGTCATCCTGCAGCAGGTTCTCCAGTATTTCTTCACGCCAGTCAGACATTGCCGCCTTCCACCCTCAGGATGATCACGGGATAGATCTCAGGTATACCGGTTCTCTCGAGGATCTGTTCTCTCCCGGCATTCTCCGCGCCCTCTCTGCTGCGGTCCAGGGTCGAACGGTCAGTGCAGGTCACTCCCGTCTCTATAAACTCGCCACGGATGAGGGTATCCCAGATCTGGCGTGCACTTACACGGAGTGTACGGCCGTCATCGTTGATGAAGTAAGGGATGGCGTGCACCCGGACGCCAGAGGGGCCAGAGACCACCAGCCGCCAGAGCGACCATATGCCAGAGACCTCTTCAGGGAGACCGGGTATCTTTATACGCTTCATGGGCATCTCTGGATGAACTATGGAAGACTGTGTGAGCAGTTCTGCAACCCGGGGGTCGGATACGGTGAGAAGTGTTCCCAAAGAGGGTTCTGATGCACTTTTATCAAAGAATACATCGCTCTGTGTTGAGCCGTCCGGCCATACGAGGTCATAGCCGGAGATGGTCTTTCCAACCTTTCCTCCACGGGAGAGGATATAGTTTGCAACCATCTGTTCCGTCAGGGCGGGGAGGGGGTTCCTGAGGTGCTCCTGTACCTCGATGGTGTCGAGCACCGGATCATCCTGGAAAAATGAGAGAGATTCGCGTTCCTGTTTTGCCCGCTCGGATAATGAGGCGATGAAGTCTTCGAGGTAGGTGTCTGCTTTCTCCGGGTTGATGATCGAGTGTATGAAGAGGTTCTCGAACGTCCGCTCGGCCTCGCTGGAGTCGAGGACGTCGCTGATTTTGTCGAAACCGAGGTCGCTCAGGATGACCAGCAGTTTTTCGAGCAAGACCTCGTGGACACGCTCCTCGACGGTTCCGGAGAAGACCAGGTTGTAGACCTGAACGTCGTGGGTCTGGCCGATACGGTCAACCCGACCGATACGCTGTTCGAGCCGCATCGGGTTCCATGGCATGTCGTAATTGATGACAATGTGACAGAACTGAAGGTTGAGTCCTTCTCCCCCCGCTTCTGTAGATATCATCACCTGTGCATCCCTGGAGAAGGAGGTCTGGGCTTTCTGGCGTTCTTCCATGCTCATCGAGCCGTTGAGGAGGACCACACGGAACCCGCGTGCTTCGAGGTATTCGGCAAGCATCGTCTGTGTGGGGACAAATTCGGTGAAGATGAGGAATTTCAGGTTGGGGTTGTTCTCCCGGGCACGGAGGGTCAACATGAGGTTGACGACCTCTTCGGTCTTGGCGTCGGGTCTGGTTGCCTCACAGCGGCGAGCGAGATCGAGGAGACGGCGCACCTCTTCACGTTCATCGGGGTCTGCAGGCGGGGAACTGTTGACCATCTGTTCTACCCGCTCTTCGGTCTCAAGGTCCCACCAGTCTTCGTCGAGAGGTTCTTCAGGCCTGGGGGGCGGCTGGTCCTGGAGCACTGATAGACGTTTTTCAAGTGTGTTTCGTATCGATCGGGTGCTGCTGGATACGAGGCGCTGCATCAGGACCATCAGGAAGCCGATGTAGTTTCTTTTCTCTTTGAGCGCCCGGTTGTATCCGGTTCTGACGTACTCGGTGACCTGTTCGTAGAGTTCGGCCTGGAGTCTGTGTTCTTCTTTCCACTCGACACGGATTATACGGGTGTTGCGTGGTCTGAAGAGGGGTTTTCCCTCCGCATCGATGGCGTTTCTCTTCTCGGTGCGGACGATGGACGAAGTTATGGCGTCGCGGTCGATCGGGCTATCTTCACGGAACCTTGTTTTGTCAATGAGGCTCATCAACCGGAGGAATGCATCGGTCTTGCCCTGGTGTGGTGTGGCGGAGAGGAGAAGGAGATGATGGGTGTGGTCTGCGAGGGCGCGGCCGAGTTTGAAGCGTGCGACCTGACTGGTTGTGCCGGCGAGTTTGTGCGCTTCATCGATTATGATGAGGTCCCAGCCGGCGTTGACGAGGTCATGAAACCGCTGCTGGTTGTGGTCGTGGATCTCTTTTGGCGTCCATCCCCGGCGGCGTTTCATGGGTTTTATGGCATCGAGCGGGACAACGATCTGGTCAAACAGCGTCCAGATCTTCCTGCCTCCGGGAACCTGGTTCCCGGTGGTTCCAGGGATTATGGGGACGAACTCTTCCTGGAAGTGTGTCCACATCTCTGAGACCCATTGGTTTACGAGGCCGCGTGGGGCGACGACAAGTATCCTGGAGGCCTTTCTGCGAAGTTTGAGTTCTTTTACCACAAGGCCGGCTTCGATGGTCTTTCCGAGGCCGACTTCGTCGGCGAAAAGGCAGCGCACCGGGTCGCGTGCGCAGGCGCGGGAGAGGGCGTAGATCTGGTGAGGCAGGGGGACGACCCGGGAGTTGAGGGGGGCGAGGAGCCTTTCACGGGAGTAGATCTCGATTATCTTTGCTGCGGCGGCGCGGTAGATGATCTCGTTTCTGTTCAGCGGTTTGGAACGGTTTAACGGGGTGAGTGCATCTTCATCGGCGAGAAGGATGCGGTTTCTGCCCGGCACCCAGACCCTGTAACTCTTCTTTCCCCAGAGGTGCTGGATGGTGATGATCTGCACAGGTTCTGCTAAATCCGGATGCCAGACCCAGTCGCCGGGTTGCTGCTCCAACTCCATATCAGTTGTTTTCGAGTCTTGTCTCTGCATTGTCGTAGTACATCAGGAGAACGTCGTCTTCCTGCAGGATTTCAGGCGGCAGTCGGTCGCCGATCTCAATGATCATGTCGTAGTCGCGTTCTGACCAGCATTTCTTGAAGCCGGCACGGACGGCCTCGGTGCGGAAGACTTTGAGCCTGCCTTTTGTGGTCTTGTAAGTCTCAAACTCTCTGAGCAGTGCTTTCTCCCGCAGTTTTTCAAGGTCGGCCTCCCTGTTGGGGTCGGGCACGTACCATCGCCCTTCTTCGTCTTTGAGGAAGTTCTGCTCGAGGAGGTCGGCAAGTTCCGGCATGGCCTCGTGGCGGTCGGTGTTGCGGGACTCGATCATAAACTTCGGTTGGATCTCCTGGTAGGTCTGCGGGTGATCGCTGAGCTGGATACGCAGCCACCGGATGGCACTCTTCTCATCGTGGACGAAGAGGGAGACCTGCTCGACCCGGCTCGCTGCGAGGCGTTTCTGTTCGTAGAGGGGGACCTGGTCGGGGAGGAAGTACATGCCGTCGCGTTCGGGGAAGCGCTGGTAGAGCCCGAGGTAGAAGTCCGCGGCGGAGATGGGGACGATGATCCCGCGCTGGACGTGGAACGCAACCATGCGGTCGTAGAGGAGGTGTTTCTGCCGCTCAGGGACGTACTGGAGGATGCCGTCCTTCTCCGGGGCGATGGGCAGGTGTCTGAGGTGCTGGCGGACGAAGTCCCAGACGCCCTCCGCCGTTCCGGCGGTGAGTTTGAACCGTTCTTCCAGCCCGCCGTTGGGTTTGTAGGCGGAGATGATGAGGTCCTGCTTGACGGCGCTGGTGGTGGTGACCTGTTTGAAGGTGCCCTGCTTCTTGTCCAGGGTGCGGACGTCGGCGATGATAAACCCGGCGCGCGTCAATGCCTGCTGGATCGCCATCCAGACCCTGTTCTGGGAGTTGTGGAACTCCACGGTCATCCAGCGCCCCGGCTTTAAGATGCGGTAGTTCTCGGCGAAGCACCGCTCCATCAGCGCCTGGTACTCCGGAAGCCCCTTGCGCTGGACTCTGTTGACGACAGCCTCGGAGTGGTTGTTCGTGAAGACCCGGAGCCAGGCCTCCCAGAGGAAGTTCATTTCCGAATACATTATGTTCCCACCGAATGGTGGATCGGTAAAAATGTAATCAGTGCTACTGCTCTTAATCTGATGCAATTGCCCAGCAGACTGAGTGGAAATGGTATTCTGTGAACGACAAAGCGACATTGCTATTAACGCCGTTATTATATTTCTTAATTTCCTTTTGCAGACTTCGTAAACGTT from Methanoculleus receptaculi includes:
- a CDS encoding DEAD/DEAH box helicase translates to MELEQQPGDWVWHPDLAEPVQIITIQHLWGKKSYRVWVPGRNRILLADEDALTPLNRSKPLNRNEIIYRAAAAKIIEIYSRERLLAPLNSRVVPLPHQIYALSRACARDPVRCLFADEVGLGKTIEAGLVVKELKLRRKASRILVVAPRGLVNQWVSEMWTHFQEEFVPIIPGTTGNQVPGGRKIWTLFDQIVVPLDAIKPMKRRRGWTPKEIHDHNQQRFHDLVNAGWDLIIIDEAHKLAGTTSQVARFKLGRALADHTHHLLLLSATPHQGKTDAFLRLMSLIDKTRFREDSPIDRDAITSSIVRTEKRNAIDAEGKPLFRPRNTRIIRVEWKEEHRLQAELYEQVTEYVRTGYNRALKEKRNYIGFLMVLMQRLVSSSTRSIRNTLEKRLSVLQDQPPPRPEEPLDEDWWDLETEERVEQMVNSSPPADPDEREEVRRLLDLARRCEATRPDAKTEEVVNLMLTLRARENNPNLKFLIFTEFVPTQTMLAEYLEARGFRVVLLNGSMSMEERQKAQTSFSRDAQVMISTEAGGEGLNLQFCHIVINYDMPWNPMRLEQRIGRVDRIGQTHDVQVYNLVFSGTVEERVHEVLLEKLLVILSDLGFDKISDVLDSSEAERTFENLFIHSIINPEKADTYLEDFIASLSERAKQERESLSFFQDDPVLDTIEVQEHLRNPLPALTEQMVANYILSRGGKVGKTISGYDLVWPDGSTQSDVFFDKSASEPSLGTLLTVSDPRVAELLTQSSIVHPEMPMKRIKIPGLPEEVSGIWSLWRLVVSGPSGVRVHAIPYFINDDGRTLRVSARQIWDTLIRGEFIETGVTCTDRSTLDRSREGAENAGREQILERTGIPEIYPVIILRVEGGNV
- the pglZ gene encoding BREX-3 system phosphatase PglZ, with the protein product MSDWREEILENLLQDDRPLIIALDPDALVLEEGIQQAILNRGYDIVSYNDPFSFRIVYESEYRERLERWRDDPVKLIVRFPHDRRGSVPFDLLRDGSCVTVRINDIFPLFSYPVVRLLEPVYYDALYESAKNYRGERMGDAKTREYILKTVFRIAPDEIRDPTDLVSLLCRIHYERKVVPEELVNHCLEIWTRLGIGKEEIRPLFNRDRFMNYLQSQWVRYINASDTSEIHFDHQEIRLYVETFFLEGSLKPIEVDDTATLPEWATCGIIRDPLADARRHLRNLLSKISESIPGENARYADWKQIARLWAGAIMIRGKLHTSLHRGESEEFDRLHLSIESAFRDWLLAHFKSLPNQPYLPAPVMVHHIPHFIAHELARNGGRIALIVMDGMAIDQWLIIKEALGNEFSYREDSVYAWVPTITSISRRSLFAGETPAFIEHTLGGETDEERLWRRFWSGSSGFERLSVGFSKGHHLINESEVDELLHDAMPSILGLVVNTIDNLMHRTTMGTPELHSDIRLWLEKSVFPDLLAGLLERGYAVYITADHGNVSAEGVGRLSQGLLVEETSARARLYDRAVFMEQAHSKYPEDSFAWEGDYLGTGHSVLIADALKAFSDPGKEVVSHGGVSIEEVIVPFIRVMRVQ
- a CDS encoding DNA methyltransferase, which translates into the protein MNGKKYELTKEILDSLRDVEGFPIGKDEDIIALSDPPYYTACPNPWIGEFIERYGRPYDPEERYEREPFAADVREGKNDPIYNAHSYHTKVPHKAIMRYILHYTDPGDIVFDGFCGTGMTGVAAQMCGNPDPEFREKVEREMPDVVWGARRAVLCDLSPAATFIAYNYNNPVDPVEFEREAKRILAEVEKECGWMYETNHLVDGKVQFKADLDGTRTPVKGRINYTVWSDVFVCPSCSEEIVFWEAAVDQKEGKVRDEFPCPHCGAMMTKRSLERAWEYVHDEAIGETVRRAKQVPVLINYSVGKKRFEKVPDENDLALIQRIEEVEIPYWYPTDRMPDGYNTEQPKVSHGFTHFHHFYTKRSLACLAVLWNCFRFQDRKITSRLLYSFTSLYQRVTKMAEYRKGGGSGNIPNFYIPSFNWEPNVYEVCKRKLRNIITALIAMSLCRSQNTISTQSAGQLHQIKSSSTDYIFTDPPFGGNIMYSEMNFLWEAWLRVFTNNHSEAVVNRVQRKGLPEYQALMERCFAENYRILKPGRWMTVEFHNSQNRVWMAIQQALTRAGFIIADVRTLDKKQGTFKQVTTTSAVKQDLIISAYKPNGGLEERFKLTAGTAEGVWDFVRQHLRHLPIAPEKDGILQYVPERQKHLLYDRMVAFHVQRGIIVPISAADFYLGLYQRFPERDGMYFLPDQVPLYEQKRLAASRVEQVSLFVHDEKSAIRWLRIQLSDHPQTYQEIQPKFMIESRNTDRHEAMPELADLLEQNFLKDEEGRWYVPDPNREADLEKLREKALLREFETYKTTKGRLKVFRTEAVRAGFKKCWSERDYDMIIEIGDRLPPEILQEDDVLLMYYDNAETRLENN
- a CDS encoding ORC1-type DNA replication protein, giving the protein MRDHALLHYDQTLFRDREIFEFGYTPERLHHRDAQTTELAWLVRPALEGAAAGNAILRGPPGTGKTTTVRRLFAEIEDATNRIIPVFINCQQHRTQFSVFARIFEAVVGHAPPSAGKHVDEIVRQMAGRLEERDAALLVCLDDANYLHDARQLNDLLYRILRLYETRDVRRPGVFVVTSDRCLDINAAVDERVRSVFHPIEVNFPAYTKPEILEILGDRVRQGLFPGVMPPSSLDLAAGITADEQDIRVGIDLIRRAVETVERTGRRRVTRKDVMEVSRSIIAPALQKRVEALPEAERGLLLRIAEMALEDADMTSGSVYEELRGYIAACPTVYRARLKHLEEERLIDLPLSPGRGRARDVLLRYPPRDVIECCERPQKPR